The sequence below is a genomic window from Macaca nemestrina isolate mMacNem1 chromosome 13, mMacNem.hap1, whole genome shotgun sequence.
gtctcaaaaaaaaaaaaaaaaaaaaaaaaaaaaaaaaaaaaagaataactgtcACTCAAATTTGATGTTTTCTTATGAAGAATATGTCTCTCCTCCAAAATGCTAGATAGTTATGAAGCTATAAAaggtttcctttcctcctttcttcctaaagaaactaaaagtagttattggctgggtgcagtggctcacacctgtaatcccagcactttgggaggccaaggggggggggggtgaatcacctgaggtcaggagttcaagaccagcctgggcaacatggtgaaaccccgtttctgctaaaaatacaaaaattagctgggtgtagtggcgcacatctgtagtaTGTAGGCATTATCTGAAAATAATGAATTGGACCCAAGGGCTCCCTTACAGCTCGAATAATCTGTGATTCtaggattcattcattcaatcaagaAACATTTATGGTGCAGAAAATACATACAGtcggctgggtgaggtggctcacgcctgcaatcccagcacttttggagaccaaggtggatgggtcacctgaggtcaggagttcaaaaccaacctggccaacatggcaaaaccccgtttctactaaaaatacaaaaattgggcttggtggtgggcacctgtaatcccagacactcaggaggctgaggcacgagaatcgcttgaacctgggagtcacaggttgcagagagctgggatcacaccactggactccagcctgggcaacagagtaaaactcctttccaaaaaaaaaaaaaaaaaagatacacacagTTCACACCCAGAAGGGCAACTGCAGCTGGCTGACCTCCTCAATACTTCCTGAAACCGTCTCCTCTGCAAGTTTCTCACCGCCACTGCCTCGGTTCAGGACTTGGCCACCTGGACCATTGCAGactcccccacccacacacacaggtGGTCATGTTATCCCTAGTCTGACTCTGTTCAGTTCATCCTCCCCACAGTTGTTGGTGTGACCTTCCTAAAACACAAACTGTCACAATCCTTACCTTTCAGATACCCAGAGCTTTCATAGTAATCTAAACTCGCTAACGTGGAATACCCTTGGCAtggcgcactgcagcctggcataTTCTCTTAAGACCTCTCTGACCTATGCCCGGGTACCAGCTGGCCCAGCCACCAGTGATATTAGGCATGAGGCTCTCTCTGCACAGAACTTGCTGCCTGAATTACATCCACAGACCCTTCCAGTTTCAGGACAACTTCCAAATTCATCCCTTCGGGaatgcctccctgcctcccttggGATTAGCCTCTTTCTCCTGTGGCCTCTCGATACATATCTCTCATCGCCCTGCTTTCTACTTTCCCCCATTGAGCTGCAGACTTTAGGGCAAGGGCTACGCCGTGTGGCCTCATCCCTAGTGCCCATAGTGGGATCGGTGCCCAAAGGATAGCTGAAAAGTGACTTAAAGAACGAGCAGTCACCATGATGAATATCAGCAAATCAGAGCGCACAACATCCACTCTTTATTTGCCTCTCATTTTCACCTCTGAGTTTCCAAAGCACTTGAAAATGAACACTAAAAGTAACTGCCTCCTTGCTGTGTGTGAATCCCCCCCAAATTTCTCAGCTACTTGGCCAGTCAGTGTTATATAACAGCAGGCTGATGTGGTATTAAAGGAATCTTGTTATATAATTCAGCCCTACTCACTGCAGCTcgcttttcctttttaaagaccTAAGGGAGGGTAGCAGGGAACCAGGGCCGGAGGGAGAGAGCTCTGTGCACTGTCGCCTGGGGCTGtccctctcccccaccctccctgggGCCTTTTCAGGATTCCACAGTGTGTTGGCCACCCAGGAAGGCATCTCCCTCGGCCCCCAGCGGCTGCTAAGCAAAGCCTCCGGGACCCCAGGGAAGAGGACGCGGCCCTTGGCATCCTCCCCGAGCCCGGGAGCGGATGTTAAAGATCTTGTTCATTCAGCTCTGCTGGAGCGAAGACGGTTGCCAAACCAGAGTGCtcgttttattgtttttttaagaacAGCAGGACTGTTATTACGAGTATTCAGGGAGAGAGAATAGGAAGCGCAAAAGAGATTCTGCAGCATCTTAAAAACAGCAGTAACACGAGAATTGCCTTCCCAGCGAGGGGAGGATCCAGACCGGTGGGCGCGGCAGGGCGCTTCTGAGCCACCGTCTGGCGgctgtgccaccacccctggcgcCCCTTTCCAGGGCGGCCCGGGAAGGCCAGGCGGGGGCGCAGGCCCGAGGGGAGCCGGGAACCCGGCGCGCTGCGCCTAGGGGTGTCCTTCCCCGGCCGCTCCCAGCGTGATCGCTCCCAGGCCTGGACACAGACCCGGAGACGGGGCAGAGAGGGAGGAAACCCGGGGGCCTTGGGACGGGGAGGCCGGGGCGGCTGGGGACACGCAGGTCGGAGGTTGGAAGGGGGCGCAGCGCGACCGGCGCCCAGGGCTGGGGCGGGGACGCGCGGTCGGCGAGTGGGGTCCCTGCCGTCCCCCGAGGCCCTGCGGCTCCCACACTCACCGCGCTCCCCGCGACCGCTGTGGGTCGGGGCCGGGCTGGGCGGCGCCGGGCAGGCTCCGGGGGGCCCCAGGCCGCCGACTCGGCCAGCAGCTGGTCCAGAAGGCGCAGCGTCTCGTCCCTGCCGTCGGGGGGCGCCACGGGGCTGGGGTCGCGGCCGGACGCCGCCTCCGCCGCTGCCCCCGGGGCCTCGGCCGCGGCCACCGGCATCCGCCTCCCGGTCCCGCCCTCCAGGGCAGCCGCTCCCGGCCCCGCGGGGAGGCTCTCGGGGCTGCGCCGCCGCCTCAAGGTTCGGCCGCTCCGGCTGCTGCCGCTGCCCATGGCGCGCCCGCCGCCTCCGGGACCGCCGAGCAGGCCCCGGTGAGGGGGCGCGGCCGGGGGCGGGGACGCTGGGGGGTGCGGCCGGGGCGGGCTGCAGGGGTAGGCGCGGGGCCAGGCCCGGGAAGCGGCCGCGGCCAGGGGCTAGGGCGCCGAGGCGGGGGTGCGAACCCGAGCCTGGGGAGGGGCGGGCGAGGCAGGGGCTGCACGGGTGCCCCGAGGGGGCCCACACCGGCCCTAGGCGAGGGGCACCGGGTGCGGGCGCGGCCTCCCCTCCCGGGTCTCCCCCTGCAGTCCCTCAACTCCCACCCACGGGCCCCCTCGCTCCCCGCCCTCGGGTCAGCCCTGTACCGGCCGCGTGGAATTGCTGAACACGCGGGGGCCCTGGCTGGGTTTGTTCATTTATGGAAACGCTCCCCAGACGACGCTCCGGGGGCCCGTGGGAGGCTGCGGGAGCGTGGGGGGACTTCCCAGCGCCTGAGCCCCCTAGCGATGCGCGGGGCGGGCGGGCAGGGGAAGACCCCCAGGGCTGCGTGCGCTGCCTTCGCGGGATCCGGCAGTCAGTGCGCCCCGACATTTCAGTGTCCGCCAGACCTAAGACGCCCCGGCAGGGAAGGGGCGATCCTCTGGGCACCGACTGTCCCCTCCagccttctccttccctctgttGCCCTAGTGGAGACTGGATGCGTGAAGGTTGAGCCTCATCAAAACCCCCAAATAGTCATTACTTTTgggaaagaaaaactttaaaaatgaggGAGAAAGGCAGAGCACCCCCCCACCCTCGCCCCCCGCCCCAGGAAAGCAGCAAAAGGAAATACCTgatggaggtcagaagtccaacttttggtcttggatttttttttttttttcttccttaaccgcttttctttttaagtgaacTAACCACAACCCAGAGTAGAAAACGCTCCAAAGCTGCCGAATCCAAACTCAGCAAGCCTTCCTGTTGGTTGGTCCTGTATTTTACTTAGGTGTGATTACTTCCTTCCCTTGCCCACCTACTGCAACTTTAAATTCCAGCCTTTCCAAGACAGGGCAATTCAAAAGTCCTGGGTTTAACTCACCTCTCTTGACTTGACATTCACTCTTATCCTGATTGATTGGATTCCAGAATAACTGTGAAAATGGAATTTCGGCTAAACTCTCCCAACCACAGACttgaaattttactattttatcaCTTCAGGAGTAGACATTAAAAAACTTATGCCTaagaaaatgctataaaaatgggactcggggccgggcgcggtggctcaagcctgtaatcccagcactttgggaggccgagacgggcggatcacgaggtcaggagatcgagaccatcctggctaacacggtgaaaccccgtctctactacaaaatacaaaaaaactagccgggcgaggtggcgggcgcctgtagtcccagctactcgggaggctgaggcaggagaatggcataaacctgggagacagagcttgcagtgagctgagatccggccactgtactccagcccgggtgacagagtgagactccgtctcaaaaaaaaaaaaaaaaaaaagggactcggccgggcgcggtggctcaagcctgtaatcccagcactttgggaggccgagacgggcggatcacgaggtcaggagatcgagaccatcccgactaacccagtgaaaccccgtctctactaaaaaatacaaaaaactagccgggcgaggtggcgggcgcctgtagtcccagctactcaggaggctgaggcaggagaatggcgtgaacccgggaggcggagcttgcagtgagctgagatccggccactgcactccagcctgggcgacagagcgagacaccgtctcaaaaaaaaaaaaaaaaaaaaaaagggactcaAATTcacatccatttatttttattattaagagaGAACAggaggcggggcgcggtggctcacacctgtaatcccagcactttgggaggccgaggcagtcggatcacgaggtcaggagattgagaccatcctggctaacacggtgaaaccccgtctctactaaaaatacaaaaagttagccgggcgtggtggcgggcgcctgtagtcccagctacttgggaggctgagacaggagaatagtgtgaacccgggaggtggaggttgcactgagcccagaccgcaccactgcactccagcctgggcgacagagcgagactccatctcaaaaaaaaaaaaaaaagaacaagaaagtaTTTATaatctggccgggtgtggtatctcacacctgtaatcccaacactttgagagactgaggtgagcagatcacttgaggtcaggagtttgagaccagcctggccaacatggtgaaaccgtctttactaaaaatacaaaaattagcctgcgtgctcacttgaacccaggaggtggaatttacagtgagccaagatcgcgccattgcattccagcctgggcaacggagcgggactctgtctcaaaaaaaagaaaaaagaaagaaagaaagagagagacagaaaagaaaaagaggctgtaatcccagcactttgggaggctgatgcaagtggatcacttcaggtcaggagttcgagaccagcctggccaatatgatgaaaccctgtcgctactacaaatacaaaaattagctgggcatggtgaagggcacctgtagtcctagctgctcgggagcctgaggcaggagagtcacttgaacccggtaggcggaggttgcagtgagccgagatcacaccactgtactccagcttgggcaaccaaagagactccgtctcaaaaaaaacccaaaaacaaacaaaacaaaaagcgaaaagaaaagaaaaaaaatttaaaaaagaaaatatttatgatccctgctgcctttttttttttttgagacggagtctggctctgttgcccaggctggagtgcagcggtgtgatctccactcactgc
It includes:
- the LOC105486568 gene encoding cystin-1, which produces MGSGSSRSGRTLRRRRSPESLPAGPGAAALEGGTGRRMPVAAAEAPGAAAEAASGRDPSPVAPPDGRDETLRLLDQLLAESAAWGPPEPARRRPARPRPTAVAGSAVSAEQSTEGHPGSGSVSEAPGSSGKKPERPAAISYDHAEEGLMASIEREYCR